Proteins from one Flavobacterium sp. N2038 genomic window:
- a CDS encoding sensor histidine kinase produces the protein MKINFKKTYKFAIKSALYISLFSTGFVMILMSLFYKNQLKYQIAFGTIFIISIYIFSFLVLQYRVERFIYRRVKKIYDEVSLLESTPLINQPITTDMETLSREVKKFATDKKLEIEMLEIREQYRREFLGNVSHELKTPLFTVQGYVSTLLDGAMDDKNIRKKYLKRAEKGVERLIYIVEDLDMITKLESGDLNLVMTDFDIVELIQNVFDLLEMKADKKKIKLAFESKNVQSVIIRGDQDRIQQVLENLIVNSIKYGKEGGLTEVGVVNLTKKKVLIRISDNGEGVEKQNISRLFERFYRVDKSGTRSEGGSGLGLAIVKHIIEAHKEKVYVESEFGIGSEFSFTLEKAHKIQKPEVKKL, from the coding sequence ATGAAAATTAATTTTAAAAAAACATACAAATTTGCTATTAAATCGGCATTATATATAAGTCTGTTTTCAACAGGATTTGTGATGATCCTAATGTCTTTATTCTATAAGAACCAATTGAAATATCAAATTGCATTTGGAACAATTTTTATCATTTCAATTTATATTTTCTCTTTTTTGGTTTTGCAATACCGTGTAGAACGTTTTATATATAGACGAGTTAAGAAAATTTATGATGAGGTTTCGCTGTTAGAATCTACACCACTAATTAATCAACCGATAACGACCGATATGGAAACGCTTTCGCGTGAAGTAAAAAAGTTTGCTACGGATAAAAAACTTGAAATCGAAATGCTCGAAATTCGGGAGCAATACCGAAGAGAATTTTTGGGTAATGTCTCTCACGAACTTAAGACGCCTTTATTTACAGTACAAGGTTATGTGTCGACCTTGCTGGATGGAGCGATGGATGATAAAAATATTCGCAAGAAATATTTAAAACGTGCCGAAAAAGGTGTTGAGCGATTGATTTATATTGTCGAAGATCTTGATATGATTACCAAACTTGAATCTGGTGATTTAAATTTGGTAATGACTGATTTTGATATTGTTGAACTAATTCAGAATGTGTTTGATTTACTGGAGATGAAAGCCGATAAAAAGAAAATCAAATTGGCTTTTGAAAGTAAAAATGTACAGTCAGTTATCATTCGCGGTGATCAGGACAGAATTCAGCAGGTTTTAGAAAATCTGATTGTCAACTCAATAAAATACGGAAAAGAAGGCGGTTTGACCGAGGTTGGTGTAGTAAATCTTACCAAGAAAAAGGTTTTAATCCGAATTAGTGATAACGGAGAAGGTGTTGAAAAACAGAATATTTCAAGACTTTTTGAACGTTTTTACAGAGTTGATAAAAGCGGAACACGTTCTGAAGGTGGGTCCGGTTTAGGTTTAGCAATCGTAAAACATATTATTGAAGCTCATAAAGAGAAAGTTTACGTAGAAAGTGAGTTTGGAATTGGTTCTGAATTTTCTTTTACACTCGAAAAAGCACATAAAATACAAAAACCGGAAGTTAAAAAATTGTAA
- a CDS encoding porin produces the protein MMKKIIAAVLFLLTYGANAQELNKQDVKNEVMRILDSINKAKLPETKSGGGVEAHWYDRISLRGYAQVRYNGLFSTNDKITCDQCDRSWGTTSTAPDAKANNGLFIRRARLVFSGQVHPNVFFYFQPDFASSPVTGIQNFVQIRDLYFDLSFDKKREYRVRVGQSKIPYGFTNMQSSSQRLTLDRADAINSSIANERDLGLIFYWAPAEIRERFEMLVKDGYKGSGDYGVFAFGVYNGQIANKIDANRDLNVVARISYPFVIGSQIIEPGIQAYDGKWAFTDEISTGVIVNDPKYVKDERIGATFVLYPKPFGIQTEYNIGKGPRYNPLTNTVDQTSLNGGYVLLNYKLDIKKQRIYPFAQFQYYDGGKKYEKDARSYVVRDYEFGIEWQPIKALELTAEYVVADRSYVDSARPINRQEGNLLRLQAQFNF, from the coding sequence ATGATGAAAAAAATAATTGCAGCAGTTTTATTTCTGCTTACTTACGGTGCTAATGCGCAGGAATTAAATAAGCAGGATGTAAAAAACGAGGTAATGCGTATTTTAGATTCGATTAACAAAGCAAAACTTCCGGAAACTAAATCCGGAGGAGGAGTTGAAGCGCATTGGTACGATCGAATTTCTTTAAGAGGTTATGCACAAGTAAGATACAATGGTTTGTTCTCTACAAACGACAAAATTACCTGCGACCAATGTGACAGATCCTGGGGAACAACTTCAACAGCTCCGGATGCAAAAGCCAACAACGGACTTTTTATTCGTCGTGCGCGTTTAGTGTTTTCTGGTCAGGTTCATCCAAATGTATTTTTCTATTTCCAGCCTGATTTTGCCAGTTCACCAGTAACTGGGATTCAAAATTTCGTTCAGATTCGTGATTTGTATTTTGATCTTTCTTTTGATAAAAAAAGAGAATACCGAGTTCGTGTGGGGCAAAGTAAAATTCCGTATGGATTCACAAACATGCAGTCCAGTTCACAACGTTTAACATTGGATCGTGCAGATGCCATTAACAGTTCGATAGCAAATGAACGTGATTTAGGGTTGATTTTTTATTGGGCACCAGCCGAAATCAGAGAACGTTTTGAAATGTTGGTTAAAGATGGTTACAAAGGTTCGGGAGATTATGGAGTGTTTGCATTTGGAGTTTATAATGGACAGATTGCTAATAAAATTGATGCAAACAGAGATTTGAATGTAGTAGCCAGAATATCGTATCCTTTTGTAATTGGCAGCCAGATTATAGAACCTGGAATTCAGGCCTATGATGGGAAATGGGCTTTTACAGATGAAATTTCTACCGGTGTTATTGTGAATGATCCTAAATATGTGAAAGATGAAAGAATAGGTGCAACTTTTGTTTTGTACCCAAAACCTTTCGGTATTCAAACGGAATATAATATTGGTAAAGGGCCTCGCTATAACCCTTTAACAAACACTGTTGATCAAACCAGTTTAAATGGAGGGTATGTTTTGCTAAACTATAAATTGGATATCAAAAAACAGCGTATATATCCTTTCGCTCAATTTCAATATTATGACGGAGGTAAGAAATATGAAAAAGACGCCAGAAGCTATGTTGTCAGGGATTACGAATTTGGTATCGAATGGCAACCAATCAAAGCATTAGAATTAACAGCCGAATATGTTGTAGCCGATAGATCTTATGTAGATAGTGCCCGCCCGATTAATAGACAAGAAGGTAATCTGTTGCGTTTACAAGCGCAGTTTAATTTCTAG
- a CDS encoding glycosyltransferase, whose protein sequence is MSIDYSANKTILVAPLNWGLGHATRCIPIIKALQENKFIPIIASDGVALALLRKEFPYIQTLELPSYHIEYAKNGKNFKWKLIKNLPKMITAILDEKKVVNSWIKKHGIDGIISDNRLGVFSKKVPSVFMTHQLNVMTGNTTWFTSKCHQYFIKKYTECWVPDSNEKTNLTGDLGHLKTNHLNLKYIGPLSRMRQKEIDKVYDLMIILSGPEPQRTFLDEKLQKEVANYKGKVVFVQGLVEKVQSKWQAGNVTYYNFMNSKQLEQTFNESEFVLCRSGYTTVMDLAKLGKKAFFIPTPGQYEQEYLAIKLQEENLVPYAMQDDFTIEDLSKVKSFKGLSQFKNEIDWDSLFSVFED, encoded by the coding sequence ATGAGCATTGACTATTCTGCTAACAAAACTATATTAGTTGCTCCGTTAAACTGGGGATTAGGCCATGCCACCCGATGCATCCCGATTATCAAAGCGCTTCAGGAAAATAAATTCATTCCGATTATCGCTTCTGATGGTGTTGCTTTGGCTCTATTAAGAAAAGAATTTCCATATATACAAACTCTGGAGTTGCCCTCCTACCATATTGAATATGCTAAAAATGGCAAAAATTTTAAATGGAAACTAATTAAAAATTTACCCAAAATGATCACTGCCATTTTGGACGAAAAAAAAGTGGTGAATTCGTGGATCAAAAAACACGGAATTGACGGCATTATATCTGATAATCGACTGGGAGTCTTCAGTAAAAAAGTCCCATCGGTTTTTATGACGCATCAATTGAATGTTATGACCGGAAATACTACCTGGTTTACTAGTAAATGTCACCAGTATTTTATAAAAAAATATACAGAATGCTGGGTTCCTGATTCTAATGAGAAAACGAATCTTACGGGTGATTTAGGTCATTTAAAAACCAATCATCTCAATTTAAAATATATTGGTCCGTTGAGTCGGATGCGCCAAAAGGAAATCGACAAAGTTTATGACTTAATGATTATTTTATCCGGACCAGAACCTCAACGCACATTCTTAGACGAAAAACTTCAAAAGGAAGTTGCTAATTATAAAGGCAAAGTTGTTTTTGTACAAGGTCTCGTTGAAAAAGTGCAGAGTAAGTGGCAGGCAGGAAATGTTACTTATTATAATTTCATGAACTCTAAACAACTCGAGCAAACTTTTAACGAAAGTGAATTTGTATTGTGCCGCTCTGGTTATACAACTGTAATGGATTTGGCTAAACTAGGCAAAAAAGCTTTTTTTATCCCAACTCCCGGACAATATGAGCAGGAATATCTGGCGATAAAACTTCAGGAAGAAAATCTTGTACCCTATGCAATGCAAGACGACTTTACGATTGAAGATCTATCAAAAGTAAAGTCGTTTAAAGGATTGTCCCAATTTAAAAATGAAATTGACTGGGACTCGTTATTTTCTGTTTTTGAAGACTAA
- a CDS encoding helix-turn-helix domain-containing protein: MDTGKEILFFFSALGVFNGIILGFYFFFFTKKKYLTNYFLGALLFALSIRIGKSVFIYFDPELPKMYLQLGLTACFFIGPCLYYFLRSAVEEINIMPKSWKMILLFWGILILGVGFWYPYQTYPVLWSFYFIRIIYFQWFVYIIFSGFTSKDILKKIFNKKEKSSPSEIWFGTLFLGNILLFLFYFLAIMGAPGAIYISGAVVFSLILYLIISILLYRKKTDDLFLLNGSKNSGKKIDSAEAILIAEKLENIMIERNLYKNPNLNLQDLSREINISSHQLSQFLNNNLGKNFTSFVNEFRINEACKIITSNNKLTLESVGYDVGFNSKSTFFAAFKKHTGTTPLSYQNQALQA; the protein is encoded by the coding sequence ATGGATACTGGTAAAGAGATTTTATTCTTTTTTAGTGCTTTGGGGGTTTTCAACGGAATTATTTTGGGTTTTTATTTTTTCTTTTTTACCAAGAAAAAATACCTTACCAATTATTTCCTTGGAGCACTTTTATTTGCATTAAGCATCCGAATTGGGAAATCTGTTTTTATTTATTTTGATCCCGAACTACCAAAAATGTATTTGCAGTTGGGACTTACAGCTTGTTTTTTTATTGGGCCATGTTTGTATTATTTTCTAAGATCGGCGGTGGAAGAAATCAACATAATGCCAAAATCGTGGAAAATGATATTGCTGTTTTGGGGAATTCTAATTCTTGGTGTCGGATTCTGGTATCCGTATCAAACTTATCCAGTGCTTTGGAGTTTTTATTTTATTAGAATCATTTACTTTCAATGGTTTGTATATATCATTTTTTCAGGGTTCACGAGTAAAGATATTTTAAAGAAAATTTTCAATAAAAAAGAGAAAAGTAGTCCTTCTGAAATATGGTTTGGAACACTTTTTTTGGGGAACATTTTATTGTTTCTCTTTTATTTTTTAGCCATTATGGGCGCTCCAGGTGCAATTTACATAAGCGGTGCAGTAGTTTTTTCTCTTATTTTGTATCTGATAATTTCTATCCTTTTATACCGAAAGAAAACAGACGACTTATTTTTATTGAATGGTTCTAAGAATTCAGGTAAGAAGATCGATTCAGCTGAAGCAATTCTGATAGCCGAAAAACTTGAAAATATTATGATTGAAAGAAACCTGTATAAGAATCCAAATTTGAACTTACAGGATTTGTCACGAGAGATTAATATTTCGAGCCATCAATTATCACAGTTTTTGAATAACAATCTGGGAAAAAATTTTACCAGTTTTGTTAATGAATTTAGAATAAATGAAGCCTGCAAAATTATAACATCCAATAATAAACTGACTCTGGAATCTGTTGGCTATGATGTTGGTTTTAATTCGAAGTCAACATTTTTTGCTGCTTTTAAAAAACATACAGGAACTACGCCCTTAAGCTATCAAAATCAGGCTTTGCAGGCATAA
- a CDS encoding TonB-dependent receptor domain-containing protein, whose product MRFLILIVVYIYCFFLNVTRSNAQSIQRISGKVVNSNNELMMGAASILYIQDSTIIKHQNFLDGVFQLSDINQKEIILKLTSEEFEDRYLNVKYEGKEDLDLGSISITEHQKLNEVVIKSQPSLLKYGANGNIDVNVNGTVLATSSSVNELLSRVPSVVVAEGQISVLGKGEAIIYLNGVLINYERFAAIPVSQIARIEVISNPSSRYDAEGKAVINITMKQNIESGIMGTANQHVTVSKFGGTSTNTLFDFSYSKGKFSFISNYGLQLGRNRELLYTTRTRPNPDDYMKSELTTDWKRRFNNYSNFGFGLQYNFSAKGYISLAYSGNVNDLGGITESRNLITNNSGNSFYATDVDRNDVLLNQFVNLNYNLTTQKGATLFVGSQFSNYNQTIGDFIEENSFVKETNSDRYLKNNVGSRINIFAVQADYTKKIDEKIKLETGAKFSYTTIKSGTDFLVSDDNLDFELDEDLSSDFEYNEKIAAAYFNYVRTWNDKINFSLGVRAEKTSYNLFTNANKVQEFEKSYGNLFPNLLLNFDFSEDWKGHFSYAARITRPRYQALNPYVIYQDPFTTIEGNPNLLPEKTHAFEIGTMYKKFDFKIGYTYKIDPISAAALRGDTPNSYVLRALNLEKGHTFFGSLSRSFNFRWWNSTNTVSVTWQKSVDNFYGFVFSPVEPQFYLYSNNTFTIPKFFKLQLLAWYLSDRSYGLGTENSRSTVTLGIERNFLKEALKLNFSANDIFHKFMISGDYNVGETQIYYHRTYTSNYFKLVATYTFGNSKKTTYKKSEIEQTENNRAR is encoded by the coding sequence ATGAGATTTTTAATTCTAATAGTCGTTTACATTTATTGTTTTTTTTTAAATGTAACACGATCAAATGCACAATCTATTCAGAGAATATCCGGAAAAGTAGTTAACTCAAATAACGAATTGATGATGGGTGCTGCAAGTATTCTGTACATTCAGGATTCTACAATTATTAAACATCAAAATTTTTTAGATGGTGTTTTTCAATTATCAGACATTAACCAAAAAGAAATTATTCTAAAACTAACTTCAGAAGAATTTGAGGATCGTTATTTGAATGTGAAATATGAAGGAAAAGAAGATCTTGATTTAGGTTCTATTAGTATTACGGAGCATCAGAAATTAAATGAAGTTGTTATAAAAAGTCAGCCGTCATTACTTAAATATGGCGCAAATGGAAATATTGATGTTAACGTAAACGGAACGGTTTTGGCAACGAGCAGTTCTGTAAATGAACTATTGAGCCGTGTACCGAGTGTAGTAGTTGCGGAAGGGCAAATCAGTGTGCTCGGAAAAGGCGAAGCGATTATTTATCTAAATGGAGTTTTGATTAATTACGAACGTTTTGCTGCGATTCCGGTTTCTCAAATTGCCAGGATTGAAGTTATTTCGAATCCTTCTTCCAGATATGATGCCGAAGGAAAAGCGGTAATCAATATTACGATGAAGCAAAACATTGAAAGTGGTATAATGGGAACCGCAAACCAGCATGTAACAGTTTCAAAATTTGGAGGAACTAGTACCAATACACTTTTTGATTTTAGTTATTCTAAAGGGAAATTCTCTTTCATAAGTAATTACGGTTTGCAATTAGGCAGAAATCGTGAATTGTTGTACACTACTAGAACACGCCCAAACCCTGATGATTATATGAAATCTGAATTGACAACAGATTGGAAAAGACGGTTTAATAATTATTCTAATTTTGGTTTCGGACTTCAATACAATTTTTCGGCAAAAGGTTATATTTCATTAGCATACAGTGGCAATGTAAACGATTTGGGAGGTATTACAGAAAGCAGAAATTTGATAACGAATAATTCAGGAAATAGTTTTTATGCCACAGATGTAGACAGAAATGATGTTTTGTTAAATCAGTTTGTCAATTTGAATTATAATTTGACAACCCAAAAAGGGGCTACACTTTTTGTTGGATCACAATTCTCTAATTACAATCAGACCATAGGGGATTTTATCGAAGAAAACAGTTTTGTTAAAGAAACAAATTCAGACAGATATTTAAAGAATAATGTAGGAAGCAGGATAAATATCTTTGCAGTTCAGGCAGATTACACAAAAAAAATAGATGAAAAAATAAAGCTGGAAACAGGAGCAAAGTTTAGTTATACCACTATAAAATCAGGAACTGATTTTTTGGTCTCTGATGATAATTTGGATTTCGAATTAGACGAGGACCTTTCAAGTGATTTTGAATATAATGAAAAAATTGCTGCAGCTTATTTCAACTATGTCAGAACATGGAATGATAAAATCAATTTTTCACTTGGAGTAAGAGCAGAAAAAACAAGCTATAATTTATTTACAAATGCAAACAAAGTTCAGGAATTTGAAAAAAGTTATGGCAACCTCTTTCCAAACTTACTTTTAAATTTTGATTTTTCAGAAGATTGGAAAGGACATTTTTCTTATGCTGCAAGAATAACAAGACCAAGATATCAAGCTTTAAATCCATATGTTATTTATCAGGATCCATTTACTACAATTGAAGGAAATCCAAATTTACTCCCGGAAAAAACACATGCTTTTGAAATTGGTACGATGTATAAAAAGTTCGATTTTAAAATAGGATATACTTATAAAATCGACCCGATTTCCGCTGCGGCATTACGTGGTGATACACCCAATAGTTATGTTTTAAGAGCTTTAAATCTAGAAAAAGGACATACTTTTTTTGGTTCGCTTTCGCGTTCTTTCAATTTCAGGTGGTGGAATTCTACTAATACAGTCAGTGTTACCTGGCAGAAATCTGTAGATAATTTTTACGGATTTGTTTTCAGTCCTGTAGAACCTCAGTTTTATTTATATTCCAATAACACCTTTACAATTCCAAAGTTTTTCAAACTACAGCTTTTAGCTTGGTATTTAAGCGACAGAAGTTATGGATTGGGAACTGAAAACAGCCGTTCGACAGTAACTTTAGGAATCGAAAGAAATTTTCTTAAAGAGGCGCTAAAACTCAATTTCTCCGCAAATGACATTTTTCATAAGTTCATGATTTCTGGTGATTATAATGTTGGAGAAACTCAAATTTATTACCATAGAACCTATACAAGTAATTATTTTAAACTTGTCGCTACATATACTTTTGGAAACTCCAAAAAGACCACTTACAAGAAATCTGAAATTGAGCAGACGGAGAATAATAGGGCGAGGTAA
- a CDS encoding DUF2007 domain-containing protein — MIEIFRGSHIEAINIKNLLENNDIPVFTVNEYMSSIQPWSVSAGGNAPVILNIREEDLESTKKIIDDYNTGKYDLDIK; from the coding sequence ATGATAGAAATTTTCAGAGGCTCCCATATTGAAGCAATAAATATTAAAAATTTATTAGAAAATAATGATATTCCAGTTTTTACTGTTAATGAATACATGTCCAGCATTCAGCCATGGTCTGTTTCTGCCGGAGGTAATGCTCCCGTAATTCTAAACATACGAGAAGAAGACTTAGAAAGTACTAAGAAGATAATAGATGATTACAATACCGGAAAATATGATTTGGATATAAAATAG
- a CDS encoding carboxypeptidase-like regulatory domain-containing protein, producing MKTTTMIRAISIILLFSLSNVFSQERIIKGSVLDDLKKPIQYANIGVLSKPIGTVTNNEGEFILKINDSHILDTLKISSLGFKSKEFIIKDLLDNKISDIYLESHVEELEEVLISFDNLKSYTEGKEKTKSKNQVFFANPEIKNINLGSEIGRKFILGSKKPSIIEGFKFYIKENNYEKIKFRINIYGISNEIPSNRINKIDIYSEVQNTKGWINVSLADYNIVTKDDVIVTVEWIEASKTGDKLSFPLLIPSFNSIHYYKQSAQSQWRKYKMISSAMLLTYKQ from the coding sequence ATGAAAACAACAACAATGATAAGAGCAATTAGCATTATATTATTATTTAGTTTGAGTAATGTTTTTTCTCAAGAGAGAATAATTAAAGGCTCAGTTTTAGATGATCTAAAAAAACCAATTCAATATGCTAATATTGGAGTTTTAAGCAAACCAATAGGAACAGTTACTAATAATGAGGGCGAGTTTATACTAAAGATAAATGATTCACATATTTTAGATACATTAAAAATTTCGTCACTTGGCTTTAAAAGCAAGGAATTTATAATTAAAGACTTATTGGATAATAAGATATCCGATATTTATTTAGAAAGCCACGTTGAAGAACTTGAAGAAGTCTTAATATCTTTTGATAATCTAAAAAGCTACACAGAAGGTAAAGAAAAAACTAAAAGTAAAAATCAAGTTTTTTTTGCTAATCCAGAAATTAAAAATATAAATTTAGGATCCGAAATAGGCAGAAAATTTATACTTGGTTCAAAAAAACCAAGTATAATAGAAGGATTTAAATTTTACATTAAAGAGAACAACTATGAAAAAATTAAGTTTAGAATCAATATTTATGGTATAAGCAACGAAATCCCTTCAAATAGAATTAACAAAATTGACATTTATTCAGAAGTACAAAATACAAAAGGTTGGATAAATGTAAGTTTGGCTGACTACAACATCGTAACAAAAGATGATGTAATCGTGACTGTCGAATGGATCGAAGCATCCAAAACAGGAGATAAATTAAGCTTCCCTCTTCTTATACCATCTTTCAATTCCATTCATTATTATAAACAAAGTGCACAATCACAATGGAGAAAATATAAAATGATATCATCTGCAATGTTACTAACTTATAAACAATAA
- a CDS encoding peptidase domain-containing ABC transporter: MPTINVKQITKTHTLQLDQSDCGPSCLLSIIKLYNGNSSLEKIRELSGTTKQGTTMLGLYQAANKLGFNAEGCEADINSLIKHNKPVILHLLIENQLEHYVICYQYSEKDGFLIGDPAVGIYNMPIELLGNFWVSKTCLTLEPNDSFITQKMEQDNKKEWFLNLLKEDYKLIWISTLLGVFVAGLGLAMALFSQKLVDDILPSNNVTKLISGIILLAVLLSARVGISILRQYFLLRQSKDFNNRINNSFFSELLQLPKSFFDNRKTGELVSRLNDTQRIQNVIKLLTSSLIIDILVSIISTVFLFLYSWKMGLICILSIPVYFFIIYRKNKKILESQKKVMQSSAVNESNFINTIQGISTIKTDNKQSIFNELNRHIFAQYQDQIFNLGKINITLSWQSGLANVAFIIGILIYTSMQVFNNEIKIGELMAILGISGSLLPSIANLALISIPINEARIAFNRMYEFASIEKENEEGFKIQEINKISIQKLSFRFAGRSELFHDVNITLEKGKLTAVVGESGSGKSTLGQILQRFYSFENGKIIVDNKHELHEIELKNYRDLLGVVPQEITIFNGNVIDNILLGEIDTAENILTFITEYSFDIYFNQLPQSLMTIVGEEGINLSGGQKQIIAFARALYKKPQFLILDEATSAMDRNTENFTIQLLQKIKSNCAVLFISHRLNKLKNIADTIYILENKTISKFGNHQQLMETNNFYSDYWKDK; the protein is encoded by the coding sequence GTGCCTACAATAAATGTAAAACAGATTACAAAAACGCATACCTTACAATTAGATCAATCTGATTGTGGTCCCTCTTGTTTATTATCTATAATAAAATTATACAATGGAAATAGTTCTTTAGAAAAAATTAGAGAATTAAGTGGTACAACAAAGCAAGGCACTACTATGCTAGGTTTATATCAAGCAGCAAATAAATTAGGTTTTAATGCTGAAGGATGTGAAGCAGATATTAACTCTCTAATAAAACATAATAAACCTGTTATTCTACACTTATTAATAGAAAATCAATTAGAACATTATGTCATTTGCTATCAATACTCTGAAAAAGATGGATTTTTGATTGGTGATCCAGCAGTAGGTATTTACAATATGCCTATAGAACTGTTAGGGAATTTTTGGGTTTCCAAAACCTGTTTAACTCTTGAACCAAATGATTCTTTTATCACTCAAAAAATGGAACAAGACAATAAAAAAGAATGGTTCTTAAATCTTCTAAAAGAAGATTACAAACTAATATGGATTTCTACTTTACTTGGTGTTTTCGTTGCAGGCCTTGGATTAGCAATGGCTTTATTTTCTCAAAAACTTGTAGATGATATTCTCCCATCTAATAATGTCACAAAATTAATTTCAGGTATTATTCTTCTTGCCGTTCTCTTATCAGCCAGAGTAGGAATATCTATTTTAAGACAATATTTTCTTCTTAGGCAGTCAAAAGATTTTAATAATCGAATAAACAATTCTTTTTTTAGTGAACTATTACAACTTCCTAAATCTTTTTTTGACAACAGAAAAACAGGTGAACTAGTTTCCAGATTAAATGATACACAACGTATACAAAATGTAATTAAGCTTCTAACAAGTTCCTTAATAATAGACATATTGGTATCGATAATTTCAACCGTATTTTTATTTCTCTATTCATGGAAAATGGGATTAATCTGCATTTTAAGTATCCCCGTTTACTTTTTCATAATTTATCGCAAGAATAAAAAAATTCTAGAGTCTCAAAAAAAAGTAATGCAAAGTTCTGCCGTTAATGAAAGCAATTTTATAAATACAATTCAAGGAATTTCAACTATAAAAACAGATAATAAACAATCTATTTTTAACGAACTCAATCGGCATATTTTTGCCCAATATCAAGATCAGATATTTAATCTCGGAAAAATCAATATAACCTTATCTTGGCAATCTGGCTTGGCAAATGTCGCGTTCATTATCGGAATTTTGATTTATACTTCTATGCAGGTTTTTAATAACGAAATTAAAATCGGAGAACTAATGGCAATATTAGGCATTTCTGGTTCTTTGCTTCCTTCAATTGCCAATTTAGCTTTAATATCCATTCCTATAAATGAGGCTAGAATTGCCTTTAATAGAATGTATGAGTTTGCATCAATTGAAAAAGAAAATGAAGAAGGTTTTAAAATTCAGGAAATCAATAAAATTTCGATTCAAAAACTCTCATTTAGATTTGCAGGAAGAAGTGAGCTTTTTCATGATGTCAATATTACACTTGAAAAAGGAAAACTTACTGCCGTTGTTGGTGAAAGCGGAAGTGGGAAAAGTACTCTAGGGCAGATATTACAACGTTTTTATTCATTTGAAAATGGAAAAATAATTGTAGATAATAAACATGAACTTCATGAAATTGAGCTTAAAAACTATAGAGATTTATTAGGTGTAGTTCCTCAAGAAATTACGATTTTTAATGGAAACGTAATTGACAATATTCTACTTGGAGAAATCGACACAGCTGAAAACATTTTAACCTTTATTACTGAATACAGTTTTGATATTTATTTCAATCAATTACCTCAAAGTTTAATGACAATTGTAGGTGAAGAGGGAATTAATCTAAGTGGCGGACAAAAACAAATTATTGCATTCGCAAGGGCGTTGTACAAAAAACCGCAGTTTTTAATTCTCGATGAAGCAACTTCTGCAATGGACAGAAATACTGAAAACTTTACAATCCAACTGCTTCAAAAAATAAAATCAAATTGCGCTGTATTATTCATTTCTCATCGTCTGAACAAACTTAAAAATATAGCAGATACTATTTATATACTGGAAAATAAAACGATATCTAAATTTGGCAATCATCAACAATTGATGGAAACCAATAATTTTTATAGCGATTACTGGAAAGATAAATAA
- a CDS encoding TlpA family protein disulfide reductase, translating to MRKSLKSIFILLFVSTFLFLGYQILSKINYKKEVQQNIKTIPKFSYQNIKGGIFTNENLKTETPTIFIYFNTECEYCNEEAQMIHKNIKKFESVQIIFVSFENIEQIKNFAQNHQLINYDNIHFLHDSKATFTSTFDVTSLPCIVLYDKNQKLIEKIKGQTKPENIIQKLKKE from the coding sequence ATGAGAAAATCACTTAAAAGCATTTTTATCTTATTATTTGTAAGCACTTTTCTTTTTCTAGGCTATCAAATACTCTCCAAAATAAATTATAAAAAAGAAGTTCAGCAAAACATTAAAACGATTCCTAAATTTTCTTATCAAAATATAAAAGGAGGAATTTTTACCAATGAAAATTTAAAGACAGAAACTCCAACTATTTTTATTTACTTCAATACAGAATGTGAATATTGCAACGAAGAAGCTCAAATGATACATAAAAATATAAAGAAATTTGAGAGTGTTCAAATCATCTTTGTATCATTTGAGAACATCGAACAAATTAAAAATTTCGCTCAAAACCATCAACTGATTAATTATGATAATATTCATTTTCTGCATGACAGTAAAGCTACTTTTACTTCTACATTTGACGTAACCTCACTGCCTTGCATTGTACTTTATGACAAAAATCAAAAACTAATAGAAAAGATAAAAGGACAAACAAAACCTGAAAACATAATCCAAAAGTTAAAGAAAGAATAA